One region of Juglans regia cultivar Chandler chromosome 4, Walnut 2.0, whole genome shotgun sequence genomic DNA includes:
- the LOC109000894 gene encoding N6-mAMP deaminase: MEWFASIPKVELHAHLNGSIRDSTLLELAKDLGEKGVIVFSDVEHVILKNDRSLTEVFKLFDLIHIITTDHATVKRITKEVIEDFASENVVYLELRTTPKRNDSKGMTKRSYMEAVMEGVRNVSTVDVVFPHNNVDAGSHIISVPVNDMCNGTARKKIYVRLLLSIDRRESTAAAMETVKLALEMRDLGVVGIDLSGNPVVGEWITFLPALKFAREHGLDITLHCGEVPNPKEIQAMLDFIPQRVGHACYFGEDDWKKLKSYNIPVEICLTSNITTASVSSLDVHHFADLYKAKHPLVLCTDDSGVFSTSLSKEYNLAAAAYGLGKREMFELARNAIEFLFENDEVKQDLRSIFDLAAKKLDL, from the exons ATGGAGTGGTTTGCTTCAATACCAAAGGTGGAACTACACGCTCACCTCAATGGATCCATTAGAGACTCCACACTGCT TGAACTTGCTAAAGATCTGGGTGAAAAGGGTGTCATAGTTTTCTCAGATGTGGAGCATGTAATCTTGAAAA ATGACCGTTCTTTAACCGAGGTGTTCAAATTGTTTGACCTGATCCACATTATTACTACCGATCACGCAACCGTTAAAAGAATTACCAAAGAA GTTATTGAAGATTTTGCCTCTGAAAATGTTGTATACCTGGAATTAAGAACGACTCCAAAG AGAAATGATTCAAAAGGAATGACTAAGCGCTCTTACATGGAAGCAGTAATGGAAGGTGTAAGGAATGTTAGTACAGTTGATGTGGTTTTTCCACATAACAATGTGGATGCTGGAAGTCATATAATATCTGTACCTGTAAATGATATGTGTAATGGAACAGCAAGAAAAAAGATATATGTTCGGCTCCTTTTGAGTATTGACCGTCGGGAGTCCACTGCAGCTGCAATGGAAACT GTTAAGCTTGCTCTGGAAATGAGAGATTTAGGAGTAGTTGGTATTGACCTATCTGGAAATCCTGTTGTGGGTGAATG GATCACATTTTTGCCGGCATTAAAGTTTGCTAGAGAACATGGTCTTGATATAACTCTTCACTGTGGAGAG GTACCTAATCCAAAAGAGATACAAGCAATGCTAGACTTTATTCCCCAGAGGGTTGGCCATGCCTGTTACTTTGGAGAGGATGATTGGAAGAAGTTGAAATCCTATAATATCCCG GTTGAAATTTGTCTGACTTCCAACATCACGACTGCATCAGTTTCCTCACTAGATGTTCACCATTTTG CTGACCTGTACAAGGCAAAACATCCACTAGTCCTCTGCACTGATGATTCTGGGGTGTTCTCCACCAGTCTTTCCAAAGAGTATAATCTTGCTGCTGCTGCATATG GTCttggaaagagagaaatgtTTGAGCTGGCAAGAAATgcaattgaatttttatttgaaaatgatgaagttAAGCAAGATTTGAGAAGCATTTTCGATTTGGCAGCTAAGAAGCTGGATTTGTGA
- the LOC109000840 gene encoding RNA pseudouridine synthase 6, chloroplastic-like yields MKMGSASFASVLANGWQSFSSPVAFVRTLATTHAPLCKHYNDNRLVAWSSTSGSPQSNGRTFACESSSPDIPASTPVVCGPEYHRLLPCTTHKGPPRVEHLIVSEEGPVLEYICKTLDLPPLFVADLIHFGAVYYALVCPKPPPSATPEQLRIFEVVTAPSVLRKRASIKGKTIQAAQKTFRVTHVDQFLEAGSYLRVYVHPRRFPRCYEIDWKSRIIAVAESYVVLDKPSGTSVGGTTNNIEETCATFATRALGLTTPLLTTHQIDNCTEGCVLLARTKDYCSVFHGKIREKKVKKLYLALVAAPVPIGIITHYMRPTSMAPRLISEDFIEGWNFCQLEVLECKEVLWPNAVIENKYCIEDCGWPSKDVAYECKINLLTGRTHQIRAQLAASGAPLVGDLMYMPAAIAQMNNPGLNPFGKCKKGYTSETDSSTAVTEWIALHGKEPKIAIGLQACQISWDNGAHTYKAGSPWWRCEIA; encoded by the exons ATGAAGATGGGTTCCGCGAGTTTTGCTTCAGTCTTAGCCAATGGCTGGCAGAGTTTCAGTTCGCCAGTGGCTTTCGTGCGCACGTTAGCAACCACCCACGCTCCGCTTTGTAAGCACTACAACGACAATCGCTTGGTTGCTTGGTCTTCGACTTCTGGGTCTCCACAAAGCAATGGCAGAACGTTTGCATGTGAATCCTCGAGTCCAGACATTCCCGCCTCAACTCCTGTTGTATG CGGCCCCGAATATCATCGCTTGCTTCCGTGTACCACACACAAGGGCCCGCCCAGAGTTGAACACTTGATTGTTTCAGAAGAAGGGCCTGTTCTGGAATATATCTGTAAAACTCTGGATCTTCCTCCTCT GTTCGTTGCAGATCTCATCCATTTTGGAGCTGTATATTATGCCCTTGTATGTCCAAAGCCTCCTCCAAGTGCCACCCCAGAGCAACTTAGGATATTTGAAGTTGTTACAGCACCATCAGTACTGAGAAAGAGAGCTTCCATCAAAGGGAAAACAATACAAGCGGCACAAAAGACTTTTAGGGTAACTCATGTAGACCAGTTCCTTGAAGCCGGATCATACTTACGGGTGTATGTGCACCCAAGACGCTTTCCAAG GTGCTATGAAATTGACTGGAAATCAAGGATCATAGCTGTGGCTGAATCCTACGTGGTTTTGGACAAACCTTCGGGTACATCA GTGGGCGGAACTACGAACAATATTGAAGAAACTTGTGCAACCTTTGCTACCCGTGCCCTTGGTTTAACAACCCCTTTGTTGACCACCCACCAGATTGATAATTGCACAGAAGGCTG TGTTTTGTTAGCAAGGACAAAGGATTACTGCTCAGTTTTTCATGGTAAAATCAGA GAGAAAAAGGTGAAGAAACTTTATCTTGCTCTTGTTGCTGCTCCTGTGCCAATTGGGATTATTACCCACTACATGCGTCCAACAAGCATGGCGCCAAGACTCATTTCAGAAG ATTTCATTGAAGGATGGAACTTTTGTCAACTTGAGGTCTTGGAATGCAAGGAGGTTCTGTGGCCGAATGCCgtcattgaaaataaatattgtatcgAAGATTGCGGCTGGCCCTCCAAAGATGTTGCATATGAATGTAAAATCAACCTTCTGACTGGTCGGACTCATCAG ATTCGAGCACAGCTGGCTGCCTCCGGTGCACCGTTAGTGGGTGACTTGATGTACATGCCAGCTGCAATCGCACAGATGAATAATCCTGGGCTTAACCCATTTGGCAAATGCAAGAAAGGTTATACAAGTGAGACAGATAGCTCAACGGCTGTTACAGAATGGATTGCACTGCATGGGAAGGAACCAAAGATTGCTATTGGTCTTCAGGCATGTCAGATCTCATGGGATAATGGTGCACACACATATAAGGCTGGATCTCCTTGGTGGAGATGTGAAATAGCTTAG
- the LOC109019303 gene encoding polyadenylation and cleavage factor homolog 4-like isoform X1 has translation MASTGSENRENRRNLATATKVVATELPPQKLTLSILDRFKALLRQRDHELRGSAEDDTVTPPSAEEIVHFYDLLLSELTLNSKPIITDLTIIAGDQKEHGKGIAEGICARILEAPVEQKLPSLYLLDSIVKNIGREYVTYFSYCLPEVFCEAYRQVQPDQHNAMRHLFGTWSAVFPPSVLRKIEAKLQFSPSANHQSSGLTPSRASESPRPTHGIHVNPKYLRQLEHSTVDGNIQQARGASALKMFGQKPSIGYDEFDLGQAELVSSQAGDPRLSSTGNAVEEFAADHSSRRLADRSSTAHLKFKYGLGRATGGDEEMSSLHGKHYAGGNHTCFETKTMYNVSNGHEHLQPRALIDAYGNDTGKRSFNDKPLLGQRHNIKGIDNKVVTPSWQNTEEEEFDWEDLSRPLVDRSRSNDFLSTSVPPFGRVSFRPAFGVRRASPLEANQAQLPALDNSSMIAEDAVPLLSFGRGSMGKIPGFRAERNHILDSRYLQEAWNMPSHLAKGRGRNFHLPLLASGMSSSDGEKSLVDKLPDADSKIHGPQSIISRFGSSNLDSISVEVRPAVVPASVGVRPPLNVHNSHPLPLQPIFSQKKQMKSQFDSINSSNNVNNRGPNGYLYDQQLDGFGNKELSAMKLSQLSNQRAGLISLNQRNQVQVTPLQPQFLPSQGAHPSAAAVVPPHLVAPRLNHGYNPQMHGAAVSSVLSKPVTGAQLMLPVQNIPNSSLHLQGGTLPLPPGVPPTSSQMIPLTQNAVPVVANQPTSISGLIGSLMAQGLISLTRPTPVQDSVGVEFNADLLKVRHESAISSLYTDLPRQCKTCGLRFKCQEEHSSHMDWHVTKNRMSKNRKQKPSRKWFVSASMWLSGAEALGSEAVPGFLPTEVIVEKKDDEEMAVPADDDQNACALCGEPFDDFYSDETEEWMYKGAVYLNMPSGLTAGMDRSQLGPIVHAKCRSESSVVSPEDFRQDERGITAEGSQSKRMRLS, from the exons ATGGCATCCACGGGCTCAGAGAACCGAGAAAACCGAAGAAACCTAGCCACGGCGACGAAGGTGGTGGCCACTGAGCTGCCGCCTCAGAAACTAACGCTGTCTATTCTTGACCGGTTCAAGGCTCTGCTGAGGCAGCGCGACCACGAGCTTAGGGGTTCGGCCGAAGACGACACTGTCACGCCGCCGAGCGCAGAGGAAATCGTGCATTTTTACGATCTATTGTTGTCGGAGTTAACATTAAACTCGAAGCCCATTATCACGGATCTCACCATAATTGCTGGCGACCAGAAGGAGCACGGAAAGGGCATTGCCGAAGGCATTTGCGCTCGGATTCTCGAG GCCCCAGTTGAACAAAAACTGCCTTCATTATATCTCTTAGACAGTATTGTCAAGAATATTGGCCGAGAATACGTTACATACTTCTCTTATTGTCTGCCAGAG GTTTTTTGTGAGGCATACAGGCAAGTACAACCTGATCAGCATAATGCCATGCGGCATCTCTTTGGCACCTGGTCAGCAGTATTTCCACCTTCTGTCCTTCGTAAGATTGAGGCAAAACTGCAATTCTCTCCTTCAGCGAACCATCAATCATCTGGTTTAACTCCCTCGAGAGCTTCTGAATCTCCTCGACCCACCCATGGCATACACGTCAATCCAAAGTATTTGCGTCAGTTGGAACATTCAACTGTGGATGGT AATATTCAGCAAGCTAGGGGAGCTTCAGCTTTAAAAATGTTCGGTCAAAAACCGTCCATTGGGTATGATGAATTTGATTTGGGTCAGGCAGAGCTTGTATCCTCACAGGCTGGAGACCCAAGATTGAGCTCAACGGGAAATGCAG TTGAAGAATTTGCAGCAGATCATTCTTCTAGAAGGCTTGCTGATAGGAGCTCTACAGctcatcttaaattcaagtatGGATTAGGTAGAGCAACTGGTGGCGATGAGGAAATGAGTAGCCTGCATGGAAAACACTATGCCGGTGGTAATCATACCTGCTTTGAAACTAAAACCATGTACAATGTCAGTAATGGACATGAGCACTTACAACCAAGAGCTTTGATTGATGCTTATGGAAATGACACTGGGAAGAGATCTTTTAACGATAAGCCTCTGCTTGGTCAGCGCCACAACATAAAGGGTATAGACAATAAGGTTGTTACACCATCATGGCAGAATACTGAAGAGGAAGAATTTGATTGGGAAGATCTGAGCCGCCCTTTAGTAGACCGTAGCAGGAGCAATGATTTCTTGTCAACATCTGTTCCACCTTTTGGAAGAGTCAGTTTTAGGCCTGCCTTTGGAGTACGAAGAGCTTCCCCTCTAGAGGCTAATCAGGCTCAGCTTCCTGCACTGGACAATTCTTCTATGATTGCTGAAGATGCAGTCCCCTTACTAAGT TTTGGTCGTGGATCAATGGGGAAGATACCAGGGTTCCGAGCTGAGAGAAATCACATTCTGGATTCTCGCTATCTACAGGAGGCCTGGAATATGCCTTCCCATCTTGCCAAAGGAAGAGGAAGGAATTTCCATTTGCCTTTACTGGCAAGTGGTATGTCTTCATCAGATGGTGAAAAATCTCTAGTTGACAAGCTTCCTGATGCTGATTCAAAAATTCACGGACCTCAATCTATTATATCAAGATTTGGTTCTTCCAATCTTGACTCTATTAGTGTTGAGGTACGACCGGCAGTTGTACCAGCATCTGTGGGGGTAAGGCCTCCGCTAAATGTGCATAATTCTCACCCACTACCCCTGCAGCCTATTTTTTCACAGAAGAAACAGATGAAGAGCCAATTTGACTCAATAAATTCTAGCAATAATGTCAACAATCGTGGTCCAAATGGGTATTTATATGATCAGCAGTTGGATGGTTTTGGAAACAAGGAGCTGAGTGCTATGAAACTGTCACAATTATCTAATCAGCGTGCAGGACTAATTTCTCTGAATCAGCGAAACCAGGTTCAAGTCACTCCTTTACAGCCACAATTTCTTCCATCCCAGGGGGCACATCCATCTGCAGCTGCTGTAGTGCCACCTCATTTAGTGGCTCCACGTTTGAATCATGGATACAACCCACAAATGCATGGTGCTGCTGTTAGCTCAGTTCTGTCAAAACCTGTAACTGGTGCTCAGTTGATGTTACCTGTTCAAAATATTCCAAATAGCTCACTACATTTACAGGGGGGAACCTTGCCACTACCTCCAGGTGTCCCTCCCACTTCATCGCAAATGATACCTCTCACACAAAATGCAGTTCCAGTTGTCGCTAATCAGCCGACAAGCATTTCTGGATTGATCGGTTCTCTCATGGCTCAGGGTTTGATCTCGTTGACCAGACCCACCCCTGTACAG GATTCTGTGGGAGTTGAATTTAATGCTGACCTTCTTAAGGTGCGCCATGAGTCTGCAATAAGTTCCCTATATACTGATCTCCCAAGACAATGCAAAACCTGTGGCCTCCGATTCAAATGCCAAGAAGAGCACAGTAGTCATATGGATTGGCATGTAACCAAGAATCGAATGTCTAAGAACCGGAAGCAGAAACCTTCTCGTAAGTGGTTTGTAAGTGCGAGCATGTGGCTCAGTGGTGCAGAGGCATTGGGAAGTGAAGCAGTTCCTGGGTTTTTGCCTACTGAGGTCATTGTAGAAAAGAAGGATGATGAAGAAATGGCCGTGCCTGCTGATGACGACCAGAATGCATGTGCATTATGTGGGGAGCCTTTTGATGATTTTTACAGTGATGAGACAGAGGAGTGGATGTATAAGGGGGCTGTCTACTTAAATATGCCCAGCGGCTTGACAGCAGGCATGGATAGATCTCAGTTAGGTCCTATAGTGCATGCTAAGTGTCGCTCTGAATCTAGTGTGGTTTCCCCAGAAGATTTTAGACAAGATGAAAGG
- the LOC109019303 gene encoding polyadenylation and cleavage factor homolog 4-like isoform X2: MRHLFGTWSAVFPPSVLRKIEAKLQFSPSANHQSSGLTPSRASESPRPTHGIHVNPKYLRQLEHSTVDGNIQQARGASALKMFGQKPSIGYDEFDLGQAELVSSQAGDPRLSSTGNAVEEFAADHSSRRLADRSSTAHLKFKYGLGRATGGDEEMSSLHGKHYAGGNHTCFETKTMYNVSNGHEHLQPRALIDAYGNDTGKRSFNDKPLLGQRHNIKGIDNKVVTPSWQNTEEEEFDWEDLSRPLVDRSRSNDFLSTSVPPFGRVSFRPAFGVRRASPLEANQAQLPALDNSSMIAEDAVPLLSFGRGSMGKIPGFRAERNHILDSRYLQEAWNMPSHLAKGRGRNFHLPLLASGMSSSDGEKSLVDKLPDADSKIHGPQSIISRFGSSNLDSISVEVRPAVVPASVGVRPPLNVHNSHPLPLQPIFSQKKQMKSQFDSINSSNNVNNRGPNGYLYDQQLDGFGNKELSAMKLSQLSNQRAGLISLNQRNQVQVTPLQPQFLPSQGAHPSAAAVVPPHLVAPRLNHGYNPQMHGAAVSSVLSKPVTGAQLMLPVQNIPNSSLHLQGGTLPLPPGVPPTSSQMIPLTQNAVPVVANQPTSISGLIGSLMAQGLISLTRPTPVQDSVGVEFNADLLKVRHESAISSLYTDLPRQCKTCGLRFKCQEEHSSHMDWHVTKNRMSKNRKQKPSRKWFVSASMWLSGAEALGSEAVPGFLPTEVIVEKKDDEEMAVPADDDQNACALCGEPFDDFYSDETEEWMYKGAVYLNMPSGLTAGMDRSQLGPIVHAKCRSESSVVSPEDFRQDERGITAEGSQSKRMRLS, translated from the exons ATGCGGCATCTCTTTGGCACCTGGTCAGCAGTATTTCCACCTTCTGTCCTTCGTAAGATTGAGGCAAAACTGCAATTCTCTCCTTCAGCGAACCATCAATCATCTGGTTTAACTCCCTCGAGAGCTTCTGAATCTCCTCGACCCACCCATGGCATACACGTCAATCCAAAGTATTTGCGTCAGTTGGAACATTCAACTGTGGATGGT AATATTCAGCAAGCTAGGGGAGCTTCAGCTTTAAAAATGTTCGGTCAAAAACCGTCCATTGGGTATGATGAATTTGATTTGGGTCAGGCAGAGCTTGTATCCTCACAGGCTGGAGACCCAAGATTGAGCTCAACGGGAAATGCAG TTGAAGAATTTGCAGCAGATCATTCTTCTAGAAGGCTTGCTGATAGGAGCTCTACAGctcatcttaaattcaagtatGGATTAGGTAGAGCAACTGGTGGCGATGAGGAAATGAGTAGCCTGCATGGAAAACACTATGCCGGTGGTAATCATACCTGCTTTGAAACTAAAACCATGTACAATGTCAGTAATGGACATGAGCACTTACAACCAAGAGCTTTGATTGATGCTTATGGAAATGACACTGGGAAGAGATCTTTTAACGATAAGCCTCTGCTTGGTCAGCGCCACAACATAAAGGGTATAGACAATAAGGTTGTTACACCATCATGGCAGAATACTGAAGAGGAAGAATTTGATTGGGAAGATCTGAGCCGCCCTTTAGTAGACCGTAGCAGGAGCAATGATTTCTTGTCAACATCTGTTCCACCTTTTGGAAGAGTCAGTTTTAGGCCTGCCTTTGGAGTACGAAGAGCTTCCCCTCTAGAGGCTAATCAGGCTCAGCTTCCTGCACTGGACAATTCTTCTATGATTGCTGAAGATGCAGTCCCCTTACTAAGT TTTGGTCGTGGATCAATGGGGAAGATACCAGGGTTCCGAGCTGAGAGAAATCACATTCTGGATTCTCGCTATCTACAGGAGGCCTGGAATATGCCTTCCCATCTTGCCAAAGGAAGAGGAAGGAATTTCCATTTGCCTTTACTGGCAAGTGGTATGTCTTCATCAGATGGTGAAAAATCTCTAGTTGACAAGCTTCCTGATGCTGATTCAAAAATTCACGGACCTCAATCTATTATATCAAGATTTGGTTCTTCCAATCTTGACTCTATTAGTGTTGAGGTACGACCGGCAGTTGTACCAGCATCTGTGGGGGTAAGGCCTCCGCTAAATGTGCATAATTCTCACCCACTACCCCTGCAGCCTATTTTTTCACAGAAGAAACAGATGAAGAGCCAATTTGACTCAATAAATTCTAGCAATAATGTCAACAATCGTGGTCCAAATGGGTATTTATATGATCAGCAGTTGGATGGTTTTGGAAACAAGGAGCTGAGTGCTATGAAACTGTCACAATTATCTAATCAGCGTGCAGGACTAATTTCTCTGAATCAGCGAAACCAGGTTCAAGTCACTCCTTTACAGCCACAATTTCTTCCATCCCAGGGGGCACATCCATCTGCAGCTGCTGTAGTGCCACCTCATTTAGTGGCTCCACGTTTGAATCATGGATACAACCCACAAATGCATGGTGCTGCTGTTAGCTCAGTTCTGTCAAAACCTGTAACTGGTGCTCAGTTGATGTTACCTGTTCAAAATATTCCAAATAGCTCACTACATTTACAGGGGGGAACCTTGCCACTACCTCCAGGTGTCCCTCCCACTTCATCGCAAATGATACCTCTCACACAAAATGCAGTTCCAGTTGTCGCTAATCAGCCGACAAGCATTTCTGGATTGATCGGTTCTCTCATGGCTCAGGGTTTGATCTCGTTGACCAGACCCACCCCTGTACAG GATTCTGTGGGAGTTGAATTTAATGCTGACCTTCTTAAGGTGCGCCATGAGTCTGCAATAAGTTCCCTATATACTGATCTCCCAAGACAATGCAAAACCTGTGGCCTCCGATTCAAATGCCAAGAAGAGCACAGTAGTCATATGGATTGGCATGTAACCAAGAATCGAATGTCTAAGAACCGGAAGCAGAAACCTTCTCGTAAGTGGTTTGTAAGTGCGAGCATGTGGCTCAGTGGTGCAGAGGCATTGGGAAGTGAAGCAGTTCCTGGGTTTTTGCCTACTGAGGTCATTGTAGAAAAGAAGGATGATGAAGAAATGGCCGTGCCTGCTGATGACGACCAGAATGCATGTGCATTATGTGGGGAGCCTTTTGATGATTTTTACAGTGATGAGACAGAGGAGTGGATGTATAAGGGGGCTGTCTACTTAAATATGCCCAGCGGCTTGACAGCAGGCATGGATAGATCTCAGTTAGGTCCTATAGTGCATGCTAAGTGTCGCTCTGAATCTAGTGTGGTTTCCCCAGAAGATTTTAGACAAGATGAAAGG